From a single Paracholeplasma morum genomic region:
- the pstA gene encoding phosphate ABC transporter permease PstA: MSNKKKDFIRTFVTYASALLTLSVLLTIVLFVLGNGIKLMDFKLLSRPYESKTYIGDLKQNNTKSYPLTVNLKEGIFYSVQWGLGLEDQEDVTGKNVVIVSYVHPNSQLNNLNHKGVSNETLQIKKGDVLIRVAFDDSPSALSSFGAERIKNILDSNTSFREIELQTPGGGIKGSLLSTLYLIGLTLLVALPIGIGTAIYLSEFAKNNRITKLIRTFIETLTGVPSIIYGLLGLALFVPMTMAITRATGPSLLSGSLTLSVILLPVIIRTTEESLKVVPDELRSASLSLGANKTQTIFKVVLPNAISGILTSVLLAIGRIIGESAALIFAVGTTIKDNVSILDKSTSLAVHIYALMSDEPANIELSTTIALIILIMVLVLNLLIKYISKRFTRKLGV; encoded by the coding sequence ATGTCAAATAAGAAGAAAGATTTTATTAGAACCTTTGTCACTTATGCAAGCGCACTATTGACCTTATCGGTATTGCTTACCATCGTGTTGTTTGTATTAGGGAATGGCATAAAATTAATGGATTTTAAATTGCTTTCAAGACCATATGAAAGCAAAACTTACATTGGTGATTTAAAACAAAATAATACGAAGAGTTATCCCTTAACTGTTAATTTGAAAGAAGGTATATTTTATTCAGTACAGTGGGGATTAGGCCTTGAAGACCAGGAAGATGTGACAGGGAAAAATGTCGTTATTGTCAGTTATGTTCATCCAAATTCACAACTCAATAATTTAAATCATAAAGGTGTTTCCAATGAAACACTTCAAATAAAAAAAGGCGATGTGTTAATCAGAGTGGCCTTCGACGATAGCCCATCTGCCCTCTCATCATTTGGAGCAGAAAGAATCAAAAACATTCTAGATTCTAACACTTCTTTTAGAGAGATTGAACTACAAACGCCAGGTGGAGGAATTAAAGGATCCTTACTATCTACATTGTATTTAATTGGTCTAACGTTATTAGTCGCTTTACCGATTGGAATTGGTACGGCAATTTATCTAAGCGAATTTGCAAAAAACAACCGAATTACAAAGCTGATTAGAACATTTATTGAAACACTTACTGGGGTTCCATCCATCATTTATGGATTATTGGGGCTAGCACTTTTTGTCCCAATGACGATGGCCATCACAAGAGCAACCGGACCCAGCCTCTTATCAGGTTCATTGACACTATCGGTAATTTTATTACCAGTCATCATTAGAACGACAGAAGAATCATTAAAAGTGGTTCCTGATGAACTGAGAAGTGCTTCGCTATCGCTTGGGGCCAATAAGACACAAACCATCTTTAAAGTTGTTCTACCTAATGCAATTAGCGGGATTTTAACCTCGGTATTGCTGGCGATTGGAAGAATTATTGGAGAGAGTGCAGCGCTAATATTTGCCGTAGGGACTACCATCAAAGATAACGTTAGCATATTGGATAAGTCTACCTCACTTGCCGTGCATATCTATGCGTTGATGTCTGATGAGCCGGCTAACATCGAGTTATCAACAACCATTGCATTAATTATTCTAATAATGGTATTAGTCTTAAATTTACTGATTAAATATATATCAAAAAGGTTTACTAGGAAGTTAGGGGTATAA
- the pstC gene encoding phosphate ABC transporter permease subunit PstC — MYRSKNQIKRLTDSIFEKVLLVLTIISASFIVVILGVILKKGITPFITINGGIGRVSFLKFITGFTWLSGEMFKSNLYGVGFIILYNLLIAFLSLLIALPIGVLTALFIARVAPKRLKEVFRTIIELLASIPSIIYGLFGAGVILKLIYNLSFMMGYQSKGGNSLLASVLVLSIMIIPTITLISEVSIRSVDEKLVEGSLALGASSQQTNFKVVLSAAKSGIITSAILGIGRALGEATAISLVIGNRKGGFSLNIFDTASTLTTIMLEGMKETTGIDYDIRFSVGLVLMGIILITNFSLNKLKKMVGSIDVK; from the coding sequence ATGTATCGGTCAAAGAATCAAATCAAAAGACTAACGGATTCAATTTTTGAAAAAGTGTTACTAGTCTTAACCATAATATCTGCATCATTTATTGTAGTTATATTAGGCGTTATCCTCAAAAAGGGTATAACGCCCTTTATCACAATTAATGGTGGTATCGGCAGAGTATCTTTTCTTAAGTTCATAACGGGTTTCACATGGCTATCTGGTGAAATGTTTAAGTCTAACCTTTATGGGGTTGGTTTTATCATTTTATATAACCTTCTTATTGCGTTTTTATCATTGTTAATTGCACTTCCTATTGGGGTATTAACTGCTTTATTTATAGCTAGGGTTGCCCCAAAAAGACTCAAGGAAGTTTTTAGAACCATCATTGAGTTACTTGCATCTATTCCCTCGATTATTTATGGATTATTTGGTGCGGGCGTCATTTTAAAACTCATATATAACTTATCGTTTATGATGGGTTATCAATCAAAAGGCGGTAACTCATTATTAGCTTCTGTTCTTGTCCTTTCAATCATGATTATCCCTACGATTACGTTAATATCAGAAGTATCCATTAGAAGTGTTGACGAGAAATTGGTTGAGGGATCCTTAGCCTTAGGCGCATCTTCTCAGCAAACGAATTTCAAAGTGGTTTTATCTGCTGCAAAAAGTGGCATCATTACATCAGCAATACTCGGGATAGGTAGAGCACTAGGAGAAGCAACCGCAATTTCTTTAGTAATCGGAAATAGAAAAGGCGGGTTTTCGCTTAACATATTTGACACCGCATCCACTTTGACTACGATCATGCTCGAGGGGATGAAAGAAACAACTGGTATCGACTACGACATTAGGTTTTCGGTAGGATTAGTATTGATGGGCATTATTTTAATCACGAATTTCTCATTAAACAAACTGAAGAAAATGGTAGGTTCAATCGATGTCAAATAA
- a CDS encoding substrate-binding domain-containing protein, with product MRKVMIFTVAIMVFIVSACSKPKEFDGSKNITIYTRDTTSGTRAGFMEGIGFADAATNDSILASGFVTKDNTGIMTSVGTDLYAIGYVSLSSVDNTVKGVPFEGVKPTVENVVNDTYGLKRPFMWMIRDDSDYETPEIEALVKAFIAFLGTVDAADIINNNGAIAIPTSVTWDDIKAEHPITAANNSAITIRFGGSDSIQKVAEALTSTFKAKAGNFVAEHDHTGSGDAYKRTQTQPLTDPVSKHVGFASRYFKDSEKVGVEENLLGQLAWDAIVVVVNKANPIQNFTKQQIKQIYDGTVTTWNGFSE from the coding sequence ATGAGAAAAGTAATGATTTTTACAGTGGCTATAATGGTATTTATCGTATCTGCCTGTTCGAAACCGAAAGAATTTGATGGATCCAAAAACATCACAATTTATACAAGAGACACCACATCTGGTACTAGAGCAGGATTTATGGAAGGAATTGGTTTTGCAGATGCAGCAACCAATGACTCTATTTTGGCAAGCGGGTTTGTGACAAAAGACAACACCGGTATTATGACTTCAGTTGGAACGGATTTATATGCCATTGGATATGTCTCACTGTCTTCAGTAGATAACACAGTCAAAGGCGTACCATTTGAAGGGGTTAAACCAACAGTTGAAAACGTCGTTAATGACACCTATGGTTTAAAAAGACCATTTATGTGGATGATTCGTGATGATTCCGATTATGAAACACCTGAAATAGAAGCACTTGTCAAAGCATTTATCGCATTTTTAGGGACCGTTGATGCAGCTGACATCATCAACAACAATGGCGCAATCGCTATACCTACTTCTGTTACTTGGGATGATATCAAAGCAGAACATCCAATCACAGCAGCTAATAATAGCGCCATTACCATTCGTTTTGGGGGTTCAGACTCTATTCAAAAAGTAGCAGAAGCCCTAACAAGTACATTTAAAGCTAAAGCAGGTAACTTCGTCGCTGAACATGATCATACAGGATCAGGGGATGCTTATAAACGTACCCAAACCCAACCATTAACAGACCCTGTAAGCAAACATGTCGGGTTTGCCTCAAGATATTTTAAAGACTCAGAAAAAGTCGGTGTAGAAGAGAATCTATTGGGACAACTTGCATGGGATGCAATCGTTGTAGTCGTCAATAAAGCTAACCCGATCCAAAACTTTACGAAACAACAAATCAAACAAATCTATGATGGCACAGTTACAACATGGAATGGTTTTAGTGAATAA
- a CDS encoding alpha/beta fold hydrolase, with protein MIYHELHGTSSNPLLIFTHGIGEHSGLYQSFKDYLVEEGFCVLLYDLRGHGQSDGLKPYKRYDIFLEDLHELVSKYKKPNQKVFLIGQSLGALISNAYMCKYHDVDGIVSLGYQYDYLSKVRLFGFLFPNKVLKFNWTDPRSRHVKHDSDVNDPLLLKQIEFRWLYQTLIKANQLIHKHAGMLKTDILLLHGGQDVIVETKNAFHYYESLKAANKEIIIYPNSKHDILLDVDKLILYKDIVAWLKSK; from the coding sequence ATGATTTACCATGAACTTCACGGCACTTCATCTAATCCGTTATTGATATTCACACATGGCATAGGCGAACATAGTGGGCTATACCAATCATTTAAGGATTATTTAGTTGAAGAAGGCTTTTGTGTCTTATTATATGACTTAAGGGGTCATGGACAATCAGATGGTTTAAAACCTTATAAACGTTATGACATCTTTTTAGAGGATTTACACGAACTTGTATCCAAATACAAGAAGCCTAACCAAAAAGTATTTTTAATTGGACAGTCACTAGGCGCTTTAATATCTAATGCTTACATGTGTAAGTATCATGATGTGGATGGGATTGTCTCACTAGGGTATCAATACGATTACCTATCGAAGGTTCGTTTGTTTGGGTTTTTATTCCCAAACAAGGTGCTTAAATTTAACTGGACAGACCCTAGATCAAGACATGTCAAACATGACTCAGATGTCAATGATCCATTGTTACTTAAACAAATTGAGTTCAGATGGCTTTATCAAACATTGATTAAAGCTAATCAGTTAATTCATAAACACGCAGGTATGCTGAAAACAGATATTTTACTCCTTCATGGGGGTCAAGATGTGATCGTGGAAACCAAGAATGCCTTTCACTATTATGAGAGTTTAAAAGCGGCAAATAAAGAAATCATTATTTACCCTAACAGTAAACATGATATATTACTAGATGTCGATAAACTCATCTTATATAAAGATATTGTGGCATGGTTAAAGAGCAAATAG